The window CAAGATGAGATCGTCATAGTAGAGCTGCTCGAACTCCGGAAAGGTGTGCGAATGCTCGGAAAAACCGATCTCATGCACGCCGCGCTCCGCCGCCGCGCGGACGAAGCCCGCAGCGTAGTCCTCATCGTACGAGCCATACTCAAGGTGCATATGATAGTCAAAGCGCATGGGATCACCTCAATCAAATTCACCTGCAAGGATGCGCTCGCAGACCGTCAGCACCCCGTGCGCCCGATTGCTCGGCGCACGGTATCGCGCACGCTCCTTGACGGCGGGAATGGCGTTCTCCATCGCAAAGCTGTGTGTCACGGCATCCATGAGCTCCAGATCGTTCCCATAGTCGCCGAACGCCGCGCATTCATCGGGGGCGATGCCAAGCCGCTCCTGAATCCGCCGGGCGGCGACGCCCTTGCTCACGCCCTGCCCGTAGACATCTACCCACTCGGCGCTGGAGAGGGTTACCTGCATCCGATCCGCATACTGCTGCATGGCAGGGTAGATCGTCTGCGCGGCGTTGCCCGACGGGTCACAGAACGCCATCTTGATCGGCACATCGTCCACGGCGGCAAAATCCTCCACCACAGCCGAGTCCGACACATATTTTGCGAGCTCCGTGCGAAAGGACTCCGTATTGTCCGCCGCGTGGAGATAGCCGCACTTTTTCCCGCAGTATATGGAATGCACGCCCGCCAGCCCTTCGCCCGTCCGCATCACAGCAAGCGCAAGCGATGTGTCCACGGGACTGGAAAACAGCTCCCTGTCGTGCTCCATCACAAGCGTACCGTTCTCCGCGAGAAAGATCATCTCATCCCACCACGGTGCAAACGTCTGACGGAGCGAGGCATACTGCCGCCCCGACGCGGGCGCGAATCGGATGCCGCGCTCCTTTAGGCGTGCGTAGACCGCGCCGAACCCTGCGGGCAGATTCCCATGCTCGTCGAGCAGCGTTCCGTCCATATCCGAAAAGATCAGCCGTATCATCCCGTCACCTCTCCTTCTCCATAATGTTCTCATTATAACAAAGAACAATTTTACACGCAATGAAAAGAAACCGCAGGATAAGACAGCAATAAAAAATGAGCTGCTGCACGAGGCAAAAGCCTCGCACAGCAACCCATAAACGTATCTCTGCGTCGAAATCAGCCGAGGATGACAAGTGCCTCGCGCACCTTGACCGACTGTCCTGCCGTAACGTTGATCGCCTTGACCGTGCCGTCCGCAGGTGCTGCGATCTCGTTCTGCATCTTCATCGCCTCAAGGATGAGGAGCGTATCGCCCGCCTTGACCGCCTGACCGACCGAGACCTTGACCTCGATGATCTTGCCGGGCATCGGAGCGTCCACGGAGCTCTCGCCCGCCCCTGCCGATGCCGCCGGTGCTGCCGGAGCCGCAGGAGCTGCCGGTGCAGGAGCAGCCGGAGCCGGTGCAGGAGCGGCTGCACGCGGTGCAGCTGCGGGAGCTGCGCCTGCTGCGCGTACTTCCTCGACCTCAACCTCATAAGCAGTGCCGTTGACCGTGATGTTGAACTTCTTCATGTGTTATTCCTCCAACATTTATATTCCCAAGGGAAGCACGCCGTTTCATCAATGCTTCCCCCGCGACAGACATTCCTCAAAGATTGCTGCGATTGGCGAGCGTCCAGATCTCTGCCGGCTTGATGCGCACAGCGACAACCTTGCCGCCCATCGCCGACTGAACAGCGGCTGTGATGACTGCGACGATCTCCGGCCCAGCGGTATTTGTAGCCATATTTTACCTCCTGCCTGATTAGAGCGGAATGTTCCCGTGCTTCTTCGCGGGATTGTCCTCACGCTTGCTCGCAAGTGCGTTGAGTGCCGTGATGATGTAGGGGCGCGTCTCACTCGGCGTGATGACCATGTCGGCGTAGCCGCGCTCCGCCGCCTTGTACGGGGTCGCGAACTCCTCAATGTACTCCGCCGTACGCGCATCCTTGTCCGGATCCTTGCGGAAGATGATGTTCGCCGCGCCCGCAGGGCCCATGACGGCGATCTCAGACGTCGGCCATGCCATGACCTGATCCGCACCGAGCTCGCGGTTGCACATTGCGATGTAGGAGCCGCCGTACGCCTTGCGCGTGATGACCGTAACCTTCGGCACCGTCGCCTCGCTGTAGGCATAGAGCATCTTCGCGCCGTGGCGGATGATGCCGCTGTACTCCTGATCGACGCCCGGCAGGAAACCCGGCACATCGACGAGGTTGACGAGCGGAATGTTGAACGCATCGCAGAAGCGGATGAAGCGCGCCGACTTGTTGGACGCATCGACATCGAGGCAGCCCGCCATGACGTTCGGCTCGTTCGCGATGATGCCGACCGTGCGGCCGTCAAAGCGTGCGAAGCAGCAGATGATGTTCGTCGCGAAATGCTGATGCACCTCGTAGAACTCGCCGTTGTCGACGATGGAACGAATGACATCCTTCATGTCATACGGTGCATTCGGATTGTCGGGGATGAGCGTGTTGAGGCTCTCGTCCTGACGGTTCGGGTCGTCGCCCGTCTCTACGTGCGGGACTTCCTCCATGTTGTTGCTCGGGAGGAAGGAGAGCAGGTAGCGGATCTGGTCGATGCAGTCCTGATCGTTCTCCGCCGCAAAATGTGCAACGCCGGAGCGGCTGTTGTGCGTCATTGCACCGCCGAGTGCCTCCGCCGTGACCTCCTCCGCCGTGACCGCCTTGATAACGGCAGGTCCCGTGATGAACATCTGGCTTGTTTTCTTCACCATGAAGATGAAGTCCGTAAGAGCGGGGCTGTAGACCGCGCCGCCCGCGCAGGGTCCCATGATGACAGAGATCTGCGGGATGACACCCGAGGACTTCGTGTTGCGGTAGAAGATGCCGCCGTAGCCCGAGAGGGCATCGACCGCCTCCTGGATGCGTGCGCCGCCCGAATCGTTGATGCCGATGCAGGGTGCGCCCATCTTCATCGCGAGATCCATGACCTTCCAGATCTTGTGTGCGTGCTTTTCGCCGAGCGAACCGCCCTCAACGGTGAAGTCCTGTGCGAATGCGTAGACGAGGCGGCCGTTCACCGTGCCGTAGCCCGTCACAACGCCCTCGCCCGGCAGCTCCTTCTTGTCCTGCCCGAAGTTGGTGCAGCGATGACGAACGAACATATCCAGTTCGACGAAGCTGTCCTCATCGAAAAGCAGGTCAAGGCGCTCACGTGCGGTGAGTTTGCCCTTGCTGTGCTGTTTCTCGATGTTCTTGGCGCCGCCGCCCTGTTTCAGATGCTCTTTCTTCTCCAGCATCAACTCAATTTTTTCCTGGACTGTGGACATCATATCCCTCCTGTATCTCTTACCGCAGGATGCAGGAATGATGCAATCCTGCGGGAATGAACATTCTATAGCGCGGGTCGCTCCTCAGCGATCCTCATGCTCACAGATCTCAAGGAGAACGCCCTTCGTCGATTTCGGATGGAGGAACGCGATCTTCGCGCCGCCCGCACCGATGCGCGGCTTCTCGTCGATCATGCGGACGCCCTTCGCCTTGAGATCGGCAATCGCATTCTCGATGTTGTCCACGCGCAGGGCAATGTGCTGGATGCCCTCGCCCTTCTTCTCGATGTATTTCGTGATCGGGCTGTCCTCTGCCGTGCCGATGAGCAGCTCGATCTCACTCTTGTTCGGTGTCGGATGGAACGTCGTCGTGACCTTCTGCTCGGCGACGGTTTCCTCAGCCGTGCAGGGGATACCGATCACGTCCGACCAGAAATTCTTTCCCTCCTCGAGATCTTTTACGGCAATCCCGATGTGATCCACTGCCAGAACCTTGAACATAGGTGCTTCCTCCTTGGGAAATTGCTGTCAATTTCCACTGTTAAGATAACATTTCGGCCATGACATCGCCCACCACGGTATAGGGGTCGGTCTCATGCGCCTTGATTTTCGCCACATAGTCGTCCAGTCTGCCCGTATCGACAATGCGGCTCTCGATGTGACGGCGGACACCTGCGTGCAGGATGTCCAGCATCTCATCGCGTGTGCGGCGCGTACGCCGCTCGGTAAGGACACCATTCCCTTCGATATGGATACGGTGCTCCTCGATGGTATCGACCAGCTCCGTGATCCCATCGCCGCGATTCGCGACGACCTTGCGGATCGGAGGCCGCCAGTCGCTCATGTGATCGTCCAGATCGAGCATCATATTGATCTCACGGACGAGCTTGTCCGCGCCGTCAAGATCGGACTTGTTGATGGCGAACACGTCGCCGATCTCAAGGATGCCCGCCTTGATCGCCTGGATGTCGTCGCCCATGCCCGGAATCAGTACGACCATGGTTGTGTCCGCCGCCCGCACAATATCCACTTCGGACTGCCCGACACCGACGGTCTCGACAAAGATGATGTCCTTGCCGAACGCATCCATGACCTTTACCGCGTCAGCAGTTTTGTGCGAAAGGCCGCCGAGGCTGCCGCGCGTTCCCATGCTGCGGATAAAAACGCCCTCATCGAGCGTCAGGTCGTTCATGCGGATGCGGTCGCCCAAAATGGCGCCGCCGGAAAAGGGGCTCGTGGGGTCGACGGCGATGATGCCGACGGTTTTCCCGCGTTTGCGGTATTCCTTGGCAATCTTGTCCGTCATGGTGCTTTTGCCCGCACCCGGAGGGCCGGTAATGCCGAGAACATAGGCATGTCCCGTATGCGGATAGAGCGCCTTCATGATGTCCGTCGCCGACGCGCGTTCGTTCTCGATCGCCGTGATGGCGCGCGAGAGCGCGAGGCGGTTTCCATTGAGCACTTCGGCTGCAATATCCATGCGCCCACCTCCTTCGCGCAGTCACTCCATACAGGGGAATGGATGACAGACAAAAGATTCTCCTGCCTGTCATCCATCCTTTCAAAATGACGTTGTTACGCCACATGCTCCTTGATGAAGTCAACTACGTCGCCGGTCGGTGTGCCGGGGGTAAAGACTGCGGCAACGCCCGCCTCCTTGAGTGCGGGGATGTCGCCCTCGGGGATGACCCCGCCGCCGATGACGAGCACGTCGTCCATGCCCTTCTCGCGCAGCAGGTTCACGACCTTCGGGAACAGGTGCGGATGCGCACCCGAGAGAATACTCATCGCAACGACGTTCACATCCTCCTGCAGAGCTGCCTCGGCGATCTCCTCGGGGGTCTGACGAAGCCCCGTGTAGACGACCTCGAAGCCTGCATCGCGCAGGGCGCGGGCAACGACCTTCGCGCCGCGGTCATGACCATCCAGACCCGGCTTTGCAACGAGCACTCTGATTTTCTCTGCCATTTTTATATTCCTCCTGAACAGGGCTGCCGCCGTGCGGGCGGCATACCCCCCTTGCATTCACCAAATTGTTTTCAGCTCTGTCCCGCAAACCGTGGATACGTGCGGTATATCCCCCGCACAAACACAGGCTTACAGGTTGACGTGCGCCTCGTACTCGCCGAATACCTCGCGCATGACGCCGCAGATTTCGCCGAGCGTCGCATAGGTCTTGACCGCTGCGAGGATGTGCGGCATGAGGTTCTCGTTCTCGTCGCCGCACGCCGCCTTGAGGTCGGCAAGAGCCGCCTGAACAGCTGCGTTGTCGCGCTTCGCCTTCATCGCCTCGACCTTTGCCTTCTGCTTCTCGCCGACGGATGCGTCGACGCGGAGCAGGTTCTTCGGTGCTTCTTCCTCCACCTGGAACTTGTTGACACCGACGATGACGCGGGCACCGGACTCGACGTCCATCTGCCACTTGTAGGCGCTGTCCTGAATTTCCTTCTGGATGTAGCCCTTCTCGATCGCCGCAACCGCGCCGCCGAGATCGTCGATCTTCTTGATGTACTCCCACGCCTCTTTCTCGATGCGGTTCGTCATCGCCTCGACGTAGTACGAGCCTGCGAGCGGGTCAACGACATCGGCAAGTCCGCTCTCGTACGCAACGATCTGCTGCGTACGGAGGGCGACCATGACCGAGTCCTCCGTCGGAAGCGCAAGCGCCTCGTCGCGGGAATTCGTGTGGAGCGACTGCGTGCCGCCCATAACGGCGGCTGCCGTCTGGAGCGCGACGCGGACGATGTTGTTGTTCGGCTGCTGTGCGGTGAGCATCGAGCCTGCCGTCTGCGTGTGGACGCGGAGCATCATGGACTTCGGCTTTTCCGCCTTGAAGCGTTCCTTCATGACCTTCGCCCAGATGCGGCGGGATGCACGGAACTTCGCGACCTCCTCAAGCACGTTGTTGTGTGCGTTCCAGAAGAAGGAGAGCCGTCCTGCGAACGCATCGACGCTGAGTCCTGCCTTGATGGCAGCCTCGACGTAGGCGATGCCGTCCGCGATGGTGAATGCAATTTCCTGCGATGCCGTGGAGCCGGCCTCGCGGATGTGGTAGCCCGAGATGGAGATGGTGTTCCAGTTCGGGACGTTCTTGGAGCAATATTCAAAAATGTTCGTGATGAGGCGCATGGACGGGCGCGGCGGGAAGATGTACGTGCCGCGTGCCGCATACTCCTTCAGAATGTCGTTCTGGATCGTGCCCTTGAGCTTGTCTGCCGACACGCCCTGCTTCTCCGCCACGGCGATGTACATCGCGAGGAGGACGGACGCGGGCGCGTTGATCGTCATGGACGTGGAGACCTTGCCGAGGTCGATCTGGTCAAAGAGGATTTCCATGTCGGCGAGCGAGTCGATCGCAACGCCGACCTTGCCGACCTCGCCCTCGGAGATGGCATCCGTGGAGTCGTAGCCGATCTGCGTCGGGAGGTCAAATGCACACGAAAGTCCCGTTGCGCCGCTCTCGATGAGGTAACGGTAACGCTTGTTGGACTCCTCCGCCGTGGAGAATCCTGCGTACATACGCATCGTCCAGAAGCGTCCGCGGTACATCGTCGGCTGAACGCCGCGGGTATAGGGGTAGACACCGGGGAAGCCGATGTCCTCCGCATAGTCCGTCTCCGCAATATCGAGCGGCGTATAGAGCCCCTGCTCGGGGATGTGGGGACGTGCGGGGAACTTCGCCGTTGCCTTTTCTACGGCGGCATTGTACTTGTCAAGCTCCGCCTGGATCTTTTCATTGCTCATGAATGTATTCTCCTTTACCTTTACAGTTCTTTGTGTTGGGTTATATAAAGGGCTTTGTGCCCTCTTTCTATCGGGTTATTTCTGCATCGACCCCGTCGCGAGGAAGCGCTGATGGAAGGAAAGCGCCTCGTCGAGAAGGTGCGGCGTCTGTGCGCCCTTTGTCGCTGCAAGTGCACGCTCGTAGTAGTCGAGCAGGATCGGACGATAGTCCGGATGTGCGCAGTTGTTGATGATCTCAAGCGCACGCTCACGCGGACACTTGCCGCGCAAATCCGCAACGCCCTGCTCCGTGATGACGATGTCGACATCGTGTGCGCCGTGGTCGACGTGCGAGCAGAACGGAACGATGGACGAGATCTTGCCGCCCTTTGCCTCGGACTGCGTGTAGAAAATGGTGAGGTAGGCATTGCGTGCGAAGTCGCCGCTGCCGCCGATGCCGTTCATCATCTTCGTGCCCGTGACGTGCGTGGAGTTGACGTTGCCGTATATATCGACCTCGATCGCCGTGTTCATCGCGATGACACCGAGACGGCGGACAACCTCGGGGTTGTTCGAGATCTCCTGCGGACGGAGCATCATGATCTTCTTGTACTTGTCGATGTCCTTGTAGAAGCGCTGGAGGCCTTCGGGCGAGGGCGAGAACGCCGTGCCGGACGCGAATTTCAGCTTACCTGCATCGGCGAGGTCGAACATACCGTCCTGAATGACCTCGGTATAGACCTCAAGATCCGTGAAGTCGGAACTGACAAAGCCCGCGATGACCGCGTTCGCCACGTTTCCGACACCCGACTGGAGCGGGAGAAGCCCCTTCGGCATACGCCCCTCGGCGATCTCCTTCTTGAGGAGCTCTACCGTGAACGCGCCCATCTTGCGTGCAATGTCGTCCACCGGGGCGAGTGCGCGCGTCTTGTCCGTGATGTCACAGGGGACGATGTACTTGATCTTGTCCAGCGGGCACGGCATGAACGTCGTACCGATGCGGTCGCCCGCCTTCGTGATGGGGATCGGCAGACGGTTCGGAGGATCGAGGGGGATGTAGATGTCATGCATACCGACGAGCTCCATCGGCTGGCTCGTGTTCACCTCGACGATGACCACGTCAGCGCTCTGGATGTACGACGGCGTATTGCCGACCGAAGTCGAGGGGATGATGCCCTCCTCCGTGATCGCGACCGCCTCGACAAGAGCGACATCGATCTTTCCGAGGAAGCCCTCGCGCGACTGCTGCGCGACCTCGGAGAGGTGCATATCAATGTAGTTCACAAGACCCGAGTTGATCGCACTTCTGAGGGGTGAATTTGTCTGATACGGCAGCCGCTGCTTGATGCCGCCCGCCTCCGCGAGTGCGCCGTCCAGCTCGGGTCCCGTCGATGCCCCCGTCCAGATATTGACCTTGAACGGATTCTTCTTCATGCGCTCGGCAATGGCGAGCGTAACTGCCTTCGGATAACCGGAAGGCGTAAACCCGCTCGCACCGATGGTCATGCCGTCGGCAAAGTACTCTGCCGCCGTTTCTGCACTGACGACCCTGTCCGCCAAGGATTTAGGTATGCGATCGGAAATATCGATCATAGAAAAACCTCCCTTTGATGCTCATCCGACCGATGCACCAAGCGCCCTTGCAGCACTTCAGAACTCGTATTTCGTCGCGCCCACTATTCATGGTAGGAATGTTCTAAATAACTACAAGTTATCGTAGGTGCATAAGTCAATTATATCTTTCCATAGGATAGCACGAAAAAAAAACGCCGTCAAGATTACATTGACGGCATTTTCTGTGATTTGTGAAAAAAGGGGCAAATGAGTTTCAATCACGCGAATTTTTGTCCGACAACTCCGTTTCCTCGGGCACTGCGTGTGAGAGATAATACGAGAGCGAACTGAGCCCGACGGACAGATCCTCGCTGACAAACGGGATGTTCGGCGGCACCCGGAGTTTCACGGGCGCAAAGTTCCAAATCCCACGAATGCCTGCCGCGACGAGCTTGTCGGCAACGCTCTGTGCCGCTGCGGCGGGCACGGCGATCACACCGATGCGGATGTCGCGCTCGGCAATGATCTCCGCAAGGTAGGCGATGTCCTCCACGCGCCGTTCTCCGACGCGCGTACCGATAACGATCGGATTTGCATCGAGGATGGCGGCAAGCCGGAAGCCGAGACGTGTGATTCCCTGATAGTTTGCAAGGGCGGCACCCAGATGTCCCATGCCGATAATCGCGACATTCCAATGGTGATCAAGACCGAGTATCGTTCCTATGCTTTCCTTGAGTTCGGCGACATAGTAGCCCACGCCCTTCTTTCCGAACTGCCCGAAAAACGCCAAGTCCTTCCGAATCTGTTCGGGGTTGATGGCAAGGCGGCGGCCGAGCTCCTCCGAGGAGGCGATCTCCACGCCCTCGTCCGTCAGCTGGCGCAGACAGCGATAGTAGCGCGGCAGACGATCCACGGTCGCCTTCGATATCAATAGATGTTCCTGCATGGTCAGCCTTCCTTCGTCTCCCGCGCAATCGTGTGCAGTGCCGCCGTCATGGCGGCGAGCATCCAAAGCAGCATGGAGGACGGTATGTTAAAGAGCAGATGATCCGTGATGCCGTTGAGCGCAACGGAAAGAAATGCGAGTCCGAGCCCGGTCGAAAGCCCCTCGACGAAGCGCCGTCTGCGCCAGCGTGCAAGTGCCGTACGCACATCGGCGACCGTGCGCCACTCGTGTTCGTGTGCGGCGAGCACCGCCTCCCACGGGGGTACGCGTTTGGGCAGCCGAAAGGCAAGCACGAGCGAACCGAAGAAGAACCAGAGGAATGAGAGAGCTCCCGGCACGCCGATCTCTGCGGCATAGTTCAGATACATATTGTGGGCGTGTACGATCTGCACAGGCGCCCCTTGCAGATAGAAATCGTACTCGGGGTAAACCATGAAGTACATCCCCCAGCCGATGCCGAGGAAGGGATGATCGAGGATCATCGCGACGGTGCTCTCCCAAAACGCGAGGCGCATCTCCGAGGAGGTGTCCACGCGCGTAAAGACGGAAAGCAGCCGGTCGGCGAGCACGGGATCGGCGAGGAGTGCGCCGCCGCCGAGCACCACAAGTCCCACGAGGATGCGCCAATCCCGCAGCGCACCGTAGCCGGCAAGCAGGACGGCGACGACAAGGCACGCCCCACGCGCATAGGTCATGCCGAGGCACGCGAGCGCGGCGACAAGCAGAATGCCCGCGATCATGCGCCATGTGCGCGAGAGCACAGGCAAAAGCCCCACCGCAGCGCAGATGACAATATCGAGGTATCCCGCGAGGATGTTCGGATTCTCCCACGTCGAAAAGACGCGTTTCGAGAGTTCGGGAAACGCCTCTCCGTCCACCCACTTCATCGCCCCGATGTCGATGCCGAAAATGAACTGATAGAATCCATAGAGGATAACGAGCCCCGCCGACAGCGCCATCGCAAGCACAACGCGCTGACATTCGCGCGGCGTACGCAGGGTCTGCCCGACGAGCAGATAGGTCAGCGCATAGATGGGTACGAGATGATAGAAGTTATAGAAACTGAACGCCCGATCCTGCGCAACGGCAACCGACAGAAGTCCGATGATGACAAAGAGCAGTGCCGGCGCATCGTACGGCAGACGGCGCAGATGAAACCCCCGATCCATTCGCAGACGCAGGAGCATCGCTCCGCAGCCGAGGAGCAGCACTGCCATTGCCGCAAGGGGACTGAGCGGAATCAAAAACGCCTCGGCAATGACGGCGTACATCATCACGCGCGCCATGCGCCCCGCTCGGCGGCGGCGGCGCAGAACACGCCGCCGCTCCTGAAATTCTTCACCCACGCCGTCACCTCCCCGCCAAGAGAAGCGCACGGATGCCGCCCACCAGATAGAGCGACCCCGCAGCGACAAGGAGGGCATGGCTGCGCTGCGCCCGGTGCTCCGCCTCGGCGAGTGCCGTCTGCGGGTCGGCACAGGCACAGGTGTCCGCGTCAAGCCCCGCTGCGGCCGCCGCCACAACATCCGCCGCCGCCGCACGTGCGGAGTTCGGACGCACGGTGACGACCGTATCGCCGGGGCGCAGAAGTGCGGTGAGCATCGCGTCGATGTCCTTGTCCTTCAGAATGCCGAGCAAAAAGACGCGCGGCAGTTCGGGGAAATACGCGTCGAGCCCCGCACGCAGGGCACACATTCCCGCAGGGTTGTGCGCCCCGTCGATGACGACGGGCAAATTCTCCCGCGTGAGGATTTCAAACCGTGCGGGATGGCGCACCGTGCGCAGTGCCGTGCGAATGGCTTTGTCCGTAACACGCGCGTCCTCGCGCTCAAGGAGCTTTGCCGCCATGATGACGAGCGCGGCGTTCTCCGCCTGACACGTTCCCGCAAGTGCGAGGTCAAACGGCTCCGGTTCGCGGCAGACGACGGAGTGGAACGCGACGCGCTGCCCGCCCTCCTTCGGAAAGAACAGCTGCGCCGAGAAATCCTCACCGCAGACAAAGACATCCGCGCCGAGCTCCTCCGCCCGCCGCTCGATGATCGTCAGCGGCTCGCCCGTCGCCGCCGTAATGACAGGCACCCCCTCCTTGATGATGCCCGCCTTGTGCGCGGCGATGCCCGCCAGTGTCCCGCCGCAGCGATCGGCGTGCTCCATCGTCACATTGGTGATGATCGTAAGCATCGGCTCAACGACATTCGTCGAGTCCAGAAGCCCGCCAAGCCCCGTCTCAATCACGGCGGCCTCGACCTGCTCCTCTGCAAAGTAGAGAAAGGCAAGCGCCGTCAGCGCCTCGAACTGCGTCGGGTGCTCACACCCCGCCGCAACCATCTCATCGGCAGCCGTGCGCACGCGCGTGAGGAGTTCTGCAAACCGCTCCTCGGAAATATCGTGACCGTCCACACTCATGCGCTCCGTATAGGAGATGAGGTGCGGCGAGAGATAGCGTCCGCTGCGGATCTCCGAGGCACGCAGCACCGCATCCAACATCTGCGTGACCGAGCCTTTCCCGTTCGTCCCTGTGATGTGGATGGTCGCATAGCACCGCTCGGGATTGCCCAGACGCGCGCACAGTTCTTCGATGCGTGCCAGCCCCGGACGAATGCCGAACGTATTCAGTTCATCGAGATAGAGAAGTGCCTCCGCATAGTTCATCGGAGCACCTCAGAGCTTCGCAAGATCCGAAAGACGCGTGCGGATGAGCGTGACCTTCTCCTCATAGCCCGCGAGCTTTTCGCGTTCCGCCGCAACCACCGCTGCGGGAGCTTTCGATGTAAACCCTGCGTTCGAGAGTTTGCCCGTGAGGCGCACAATCTCCTTTTCGAGA of the Selenomonas dianae genome contains:
- a CDS encoding O-antigen ligase family protein; protein product: MARVMMYAVIAEAFLIPLSPLAAMAVLLLGCGAMLLRLRMDRGFHLRRLPYDAPALLFVIIGLLSVAVAQDRAFSFYNFYHLVPIYALTYLLVGQTLRTPRECQRVVLAMALSAGLVILYGFYQFIFGIDIGAMKWVDGEAFPELSKRVFSTWENPNILAGYLDIVICAAVGLLPVLSRTWRMIAGILLVAALACLGMTYARGACLVVAVLLAGYGALRDWRILVGLVVLGGGALLADPVLADRLLSVFTRVDTSSEMRLAFWESTVAMILDHPFLGIGWGMYFMVYPEYDFYLQGAPVQIVHAHNMYLNYAAEIGVPGALSFLWFFFGSLVLAFRLPKRVPPWEAVLAAHEHEWRTVADVRTALARWRRRRFVEGLSTGLGLAFLSVALNGITDHLLFNIPSSMLLWMLAAMTAALHTIARETKEG
- a CDS encoding bifunctional folylpolyglutamate synthase/dihydrofolate synthase, yielding MNYAEALLYLDELNTFGIRPGLARIEELCARLGNPERCYATIHITGTNGKGSVTQMLDAVLRASEIRSGRYLSPHLISYTERMSVDGHDISEERFAELLTRVRTAADEMVAAGCEHPTQFEALTALAFLYFAEEQVEAAVIETGLGGLLDSTNVVEPMLTIITNVTMEHADRCGGTLAGIAAHKAGIIKEGVPVITAATGEPLTIIERRAEELGADVFVCGEDFSAQLFFPKEGGQRVAFHSVVCREPEPFDLALAGTCQAENAALVIMAAKLLEREDARVTDKAIRTALRTVRHPARFEILTRENLPVVIDGAHNPAGMCALRAGLDAYFPELPRVFLLGILKDKDIDAMLTALLRPGDTVVTVRPNSARAAAADVVAAAAAGLDADTCACADPQTALAEAEHRAQRSHALLVAAGSLYLVGGIRALLLAGR